The Brassica napus cultivar Da-Ae chromosome C7, Da-Ae, whole genome shotgun sequence genomic interval CTAGCCGACAAGACGCCATACTCTGGCCGTCTAGGTCGATACATGCTTTCGAGACAGCTGAAAGTTCGCAAGAAATACGAAGCTTGGTTTCTTTTTTCTGAAAACCCAATAAGGTTCTCTCTGAGAAAATTCGCCATCGTCACCGGTCTTCCGTGTGGGAAATACCCGAAACAACCGCAGAAAGAGGCGAAGAAAATGATCTCTGAACAGCCGTACTATACAACACTTTTCGGCATATAGAAGGAAGTAACTGCAACATCTGTTATCAGGGTGCTCAAGCGCAAGACTATCACCGACCAAGATGCACGGATAAAGTATGCCTGCCTGGCTATACTCGCATACGTGATACTGCCTACAACACACGTTcccaaaatattatttgaacaCGCCGAAAAAATCAGAGAACTTGATGAGTTCTTCGTGTACCCGTGGGGTCGGGTATCCTTTGAAATGCTCATGAGTAGCataaaagagagagatgagGTAGCTCTGACTCAAAGCACAATTGCCCTGCAAGGCTACGTGCAGTCCCTTCAGATGGTCATGACAAAAGCAGTTCGAGGTTTAACAGAGTTAGTTCGTCAAGATTCACCAACGGATGCTGCGGGTGACGATGATGGTGACATTGCATTCCCCCCCGTCCAAGAATGGTATAAAACCAGCTCATGCCAGGACTCTGGATGCTGCAGACAATGTAAGCGGCTCCAACTCATCAacattttcttgtcttttctttgCTGGCTGCAATGATATTTCGTGTAACCGGATAACAAAGTTCATGGTCACATATCCAAAAAACTAGCCGGCCACAAATGTGCCTAGTTTGTATAGGGGTCATACCCCCCAAGCAATTAGCCGCCCCCAATAGTGTAGTCTATTTATAATCTCATACCTCAAGACTCTCATTTGatgatttatttttgtgtagGTTCGTGTGACTTCGATTATTCAGCCAGCCACTGACTTCGAGATCAAGGAAGACTGCTTGTTTTTTTCCGATGATGAAGACGATGACAGCGTAGACAAAATGGTGAGCCTCATCAGAGACGGTGCCCGCTTTACAAAGAAGATGTTCATAGGGGGAGCTACCTCTGCTGACGTAGAGCGCATGAGAGAGGAGGCTGAGGCTGAAGCACTAgcgaaaaagaaaaagaagaggaaaaccCCCTGCCAAACGATACCAACACCAACACAAGCGGCCGTTGATGCAGAGCTCGTTGCCTCACTTGTACAAGCTAAGATCAAAATCCAAATTGATAGGGTCGAAGGCAAGGTCGATGACCTACGGGAATCATTTGATCAGTTGCAAGAGGTCGtgaaaaaacacattttcgAAAACTCAGCCCAACTGCTTGTTCTTCAGAACGGCTTTAAGACGATACTAGACTCCATTGCATCTTTATCCTCTCAGTCTCATTCGCGCTCAGTGGAAGACAACCCAATGGCTAACGCACCCGTAGCCGACTCCGTGGTCAGCCACAAACGAGACAGCCTAATCCTAATGTTCCAGCAGAGGCGACAAAGTACATAAACTTTGTTGTAGCGAGTGTCCAGAATACTCACGGAGACACAACCGCAGAGGTATATGCGTTGTTACCAATATATTTTAAGCACATTTTACCTCAAATTTTAACCCTCTTATGTCTGTCATCGCAGGGATCACGTACTCAGACCACCATCCCCGAGCCGCAACGCACCACATCCCGTGGTGATGCTGATATGGTCAATGAGGACACAAATATCAACCAAATGACATCAGGAGAAGATGATGCCAGTGTCCAGAGGCATGTTGAAGAGCAAAACGTTGACGAGGATTAATCTTCTGTGAGTAAATACTTTTCAGCCAGAGTTTTTTATACTTCTCAGCCATCCTTTTCTCTTGGATTGATGCAGGATTTTCAGCTATCAAAAGCTGAATCAGGAAACGAACGCGTGTCTGCAGAAGACTACGAGCCAAACCTGGACAACGAAGCTCCGCCGATTGTTACAGAAGACCATCAGCCTGACGCCGCCATACCAATTCGGAAAAGCACCCGTCTGAAGGCAGTCACGAAGTCACTGGTTGGTGTGTACGAATGCGACAAGCTTATTCTAAATAGGTTCCGGGAAGCACAACTTGGCGCCATCAACAAAGATGCAGCAACAGACTACCATGCGAAGTTCAACAAGTTGCTCCATATTCTGAAGACGTCTAAGTAAGCATCCACACACATGTGTTCCTCTGTCAATTGCCATTAGCTTCGTACATGTATATAATTGGCTGGCTACATGTAGTAATTTCCGTTCACCGTCAAACCTAGCCGTACAAATCAACAATCGCGTGCTACCGTTTTAAGTAGCCGGCCAACTTTCGAACCAAAACTAAACCATTTTCTCCTATCTTCAGGTCTATTACTATAGGTGGCATTTCAGTCAGCAACAAAGACATCATTGATATCGCTGAGAGGAGCCGAGCACTCTCGTTCAAGGTATATGCCTACACAACGCAATGAGCTCGATACACACCATGTTTTTCTAATTCTCACGTACATAATGTGTTTCGCAGATGATCGATGTACTGATGCATCACTCTCATGTTGTCACCTTGCACCAGCCAAATCCTCGCGACAGTTGCTGCTTTCTGGACTCCAAGTTTGTCTCCATCCTCTCCAAGAACTACTCGAGATTTAGCAAATCTCCCCAGAAAGAGGACTTTGTATTCACCCCCAACGTTTTAGAAACTCTTTGTGACCTCGAGTCTCAAACTTTCGAGTCATTGCGTTTCTATCTACCATCCAACTTCGACAAGAATTATTGGGTTGGCATTTGCGTTGACTCCACTACATGGACCTTGATTGTCCTCGACTGCAACGCATCGCTGAGAAGCGATTCGGTCATGGTAAAAGAACTGGCGCCAATTTGTCACATGTTCCCTTACCTCCTGAAGCAAGCCGGCAGAAACATGTGTTCAAAGGACCTCAAGGCACTGACGGTGGAGAGGCCAAGAAACATCCCTCAAAACATCAAGACAACGGACTCTGGCGTCCCAACCACACTGCTTATGCAAGCTCACGCTGTTGCTGGCATAGAGGTATGCAAATCTCTGACTTCGGATGTGTTGGACCATGAGGCAAAAAGGCTGGCTGTTATGCTCTACGAAGAAAACGTAGGGCCAATCTGAGTATCCGGCCTTTTGTCAAATTATCTCTGTGCTATGGATGTATAATAAATGTTTCTGTTGTTTTCTATGTATTGCGTTATGTAACTCCGTCTGGACATATGTTCTCATATATCTTGGGTCCCAACTTCATTATGAtctatgcaattttttttacgGATTCTTACTGTTTTACACTTACCTTCATACACAATACAAAGACTCCCACATGTAACCGGCTAAATATAGTGTTATCATCTTATCCTCTCACTCCATAACATCTTTTAACATATGGCTGACACGTATCACATGTACACCTTGTTGATATCGACACTTCTATATTAACCACACGTTTTAGATCTAGCTCATTCAAGCCATGGAAGTCTTTTCTCGTAATTCGCTCAGCACAAACCGTGTTCATTCCAAAAAATGTTGTCTTTGCGGCTACCCATCGTCGATCAAGAAGTTGTGGACCGACAAGAATCCAGGCTGGTTGTTCTTGGGTTGCACGCGATACCAGGTTCGCACCCATTTACTCTATTTCTTGCAAACTTCTCGATCCGTATACTTCGTTTGATTGTTTTCCGTTACTTAGCAGGAGGTAGATGGCTGTAATTTCTTTGAATGGTATGATTTAGAAGAAGTTAGAGGGTGGCCGAAGAGGTCTTTGATAGAAGCTCGTGAAGAAATTAGGGCGAAAGATTTAGAGATTAGACGGCTAACCAACATTAAAGCTAAGCTGCGTAGGGAGCTTGATAACCACCACCTCACCGAAGCTAGAACAAATCAGCTGGACGTCGACCATAGCCGTCACAACAGCCAGAACGATGACGATCATGAACCCAACATCAGTGTGAGTGAAAGATTTATTCGTAGCCTCTTCTTGAACTAGTAGCTAACTATGTTTTTTTCCAAAAGACCTAATTATGTGATATATGTGTAATCGTATGATTCCTGCTTTGTTACGGAAACATTAGATCAATTCTCACCTTGCTTGAACGTCTTTTGTCTTAGTATGTAATCAAACCAATTATGTGCTCTGAACATGAATCTTATCAATTATCcgtttatttattcatttaaccatatacttataaaaatatccGGCTAATCAAAGCATCATGATGATGAACATTATCATCGTGTTCGATGATTGTGTTTACCAGTTATCCGTCCATTTTTTCACGTAACATTTTCCATGTTAAAATAGCCGGCTAATTGTAAACGCTATGAAGATGAACATTTTTATCAAAGTGTTCCCGACCATTTCTACAATAACAAGTTATACGGCTACATATAGATGTGGCCTAATGTTATTATTAGCTTAGCCGTATAACCTCGACCCAAACTAAATAACCAACAATATTTAAAGGGGAAATGCTTTATTTTTGATAACAATACGAATTCATACAAAACACCACATTCACAACCATGGACTTACACACTTATTTATACTGTCTACTCCTAACAGCAATCGAAACCAAATGTGTATCGTAAACCCAAGGCAACCACCAGACGATGCATACAACCCCCCTCGTACAGCAACCCCCTTCTTCTTACTTATTACTTTTTTATATTGCTTGCTTTCTTGTTGCACGATTATGCCCTAGCCCCTTGCAACGGCTGCAATACCTTCTGCGTATCTTCTTCATCTGCATCCAATAgcatatattttagtaaaagcAATAACATTTCTACTATTCAAATTCATAGCAGTTGCTGCATTTGCCTTAACTTCTTCACGCGAGAAGAGTCTCTTCTTTCTTGGTCTCCCTGGTGGTCGTCTCGTAGCTGGTGGGTTGAGAGTAATTGAAGCAACATCATCAGCCAACCTATGACCGCTGTCCAACTCAACAGGCGGTAAAACATGTTCTGCATACGCTGCcttcaaataatttatagtgtACACATCACCAATTAATCCCTCCACCTTAACGTTAGCTTTCAATGCCGCCGCAATTGCATGGGAACATGGCATGCTGAGCTTTTGGAATTCAAAGCACGTGCACGACTTTTCTTTTAAACTGACGACAAACAACCCTCATTTCAAGTCCTGGACTTCATAATCATCATTATCTACCTTTCTTACGTCATATCCACCACATATCTCAAAGTTCGCAGCAAGCAAACTGCTAACCTTTGGTGTCAAACCAGCTTCCACATCTTTGATAGCATCACGTCGTGATGTGAACCAGCTCATTATCTTCTTTCGTATGAACTCCACCAGCAGGATAACCGGATACTCCCTTTCGTCCCTAAGGACCAAATTCCAAGACTCAGCCAGATTGCTTGTCATGATGTTGTAGCGCTCGCCAGGGAAATGAGATCTGGTCCAATGTTCAACACCTATGTCAACGAGGTAATCAGCACACTGTTGATTGATGGATCGAATCTCACTGAAGACCGTGTAAAACTCTCCCATTCTAAAAGCTCTCGCTGCCTTCGAAACGAGATAACCGAGTTGCCTCTCCTTAAACAGAGTCTTGATGTTCCTCTTCAGATGAATGATGCACGCGTAATGACCAGCTAGCGGATACACCTACAAAAATCGATTTCAGTGCAGTGGTAAGTGCAAAGTTAACCGAATAACAATTTAGACATCCACAGATCAAAATGTATATACGTACAATAAACAACATAACCGTATAACACGATTACACCATACCTTGCTCAATCCTTGGTAAATTGAGGCATGTCTGTCTGATACAAACACCACACCGTCTTGGTTAGGAACGAATGATGACATCTTATTGAAAAACGACTCCCACGACTTGTCATTCTCCCCATCCACTATAGCAAAGGCTAGTGGGAAGATTTGATAGTTCCCATCTTGCGCAGAAGCGATTAAGAGACAGCCAGCATACTTCCCTCTTAGATGTGTACCATCTATAACCACAACCTTCCGCATATGCTGAAAACCCTTCACGCATGCACCCATAGCTAGGAACATATATTTGAAGCGGTGCCCCACATCCTCTACATATTCGGTATGTATATGGCCAAGGGTCCCCGGATTAGCCACAACCAGCCTCTGTAGATAGTTGGGAAGGCTTTGGTAAGAAGCACCACAAGATCCCTTTGCGATGTCCACAGCCACCTCACGCGAACGCCAAGCCTTCCAGTATGAGATATTGACAGCATGGTCTCCCCTCATAACCTGTCTGATCTCTCTTGGGCGCGGACCCACACCAGTTCCACTGAACTGCTGTCTCAACATCTCCCCAATGACGCTCGATGTTGCTTGTCTCTGGTACCCAGATCGCTCATCAATACTACAACTATGTTCACCGCCAATCTTACGGACCTCATACATACTTGAGCCCTTAACTAGCACCGCATAAACTCGCCAAGTACATGTCTGACCAATACACTCGAGCACCATAACAGAAGGTGCTGATTTCGCACTACGGTCAACGAATTTGTTCTTGATATCGTACAAAGACATGTGCTGCTTGAATGTATTTCTAGTCTCAAAAGTCTTGCCAACGAAAAGGTCTTTATCACCAGATCCCACATACCCTGCACATTGGTGTcaagttaattaatttttgcattaCTATGGATAGAAATTGCACAGCTTA includes:
- the LOC106407863 gene encoding uncharacterized protein LOC106407863, encoding MAETNDLPRRMFALGHEPVGLRVSPYHKPGALGHIIDSLEEGEIEVLKRTHFGKFLELADKTPYSGRLGRYMLSRQLKVRKKYEAWFLFSENPIRFSLRKFAIVTGLPCGKYPKQPQKEAKKMISEQPVLKRKTITDQDARIKYACLAILAYVILPTTHVPKILFEHAEKIRELDEFFVYPWGRVSFEMLMSSIKERDEVALTQSTIALQGYVQSLQMVMTKAVRGLTELVRQDSPTDAAGDDDGDIAFPPVRVTSIIQPATDFEIKEDCLFFSDDEDDDSVDKMVSLIRDGARFTKKMFIGGATSADVERMREEAEAEALAKKKKKRKTPCQTIPTPTQAAVDAELVASLVQAKIKIQIDRVEGKVDDLRESFDQLQEVVKKHIFENSAQLLVLQNGFKTILDSIASLSSQSHSRSVEDNPMANAPVADSVGSRTQTTIPEPQRTTSRGDADMVNEDTNINQMTSGEDDASVQRHVEEQNDFQLSKAESGNERVSAEDYEPNLDNEAPPIVTEDHQPDAAIPIRKSTRLKAVTKSLVGVYECDKLILNRFREAQLGAINKDAATDYHAKFNKLLHILKTSKSITIGGISVSNKDIIDIAERSRALSFKMIDVLMHHSHVVTLHQPNPRDSCCFLDSKFVSILSKNYSRFSKSPQKEDFVFTPNVLETLCDLESQTFESLRFYLPSNFDKNYWVGICVDSTTWTLIVLDCNASLRSDSVMVKELAPICHMFPYLLKQAGRNMCSKDLKALTVERPRNIPQNIKTTDSGVPTTLLMQAHAVAGIEVCKSLTSDVLDHEAKRLAVMLYEENVGPI
- the LOC106407862 gene encoding uncharacterized protein LOC106407862 codes for the protein METPMDFWEGLMGDDLILPEDVEPDRAVVEGEGRTNETICLVGDGGVAAAHEENDASSTGSCPDLEMEVPPPVSVPDETHGGANAAPEPGNELLAAFEKFLASRGEGSQVPQPPQPVVASGSGMSVSEKCQDQTTVVVTAKLRLTIDCGGYVGSGDKDLFVGKTFETRNTFKQHMSLYDIKNKFVDRSAKSAPSVMVLECIGQTCTWRVYAVLVKGSSMYEVRKIGGEHSCSIDERSGYQRQATSSVIGEMLRQQFSGTGVGPRPREIRQVMRGDHAVNISYWKAWRSREVAVDIAKGSCGASYQSLPNYLQRLVVANPGTLGHIHTEYVEDVGHRFKYMFLAMGACVKGFQHMRKVVVIDGTHLRGKYAGCLLIASAQDGNYQIFPLAFAIVDGENDKSWESFFNKMSSFVPNQDGVVFVSDRHASIYQGLSKVYPLAGHYACIIHLKRNIKTLFKERQLGYLVSKAARAFRMGEFYTVFSEIRSINQQCADYLVDIGVEHWTRSHFPGERYNIMTSNLAESWNLVLRDEREYPVILLVEFIRKKIMSWFTSRRDAIKDVEAGLTPKVSSLLAANFEICGGYDVRKAAYAEHVLPPVELDSGHRLADDVASITLNPPATRRPPGRPRKKRLFSREEVKMKKIRRRYCSRCKGLGHNRATRKQAI